In Nitrospiria bacterium, the genomic window CGGGCGGTTTTTGTCCATCAACTTCAGGAAGATACCGAGCGCTTTTTGGCAACGATTCAAATCGGTATAACACTGGTGAGTTCCTTGGCTGCGGCCGTGGGTGGCGTCATTGCAGTGGAAACATTAAAACCCGCTATCCAGCTGATCCCGAATGAAACGGTCCAAAAGGCCAGTGAAGCTCTGGCGGTTGGAAGTGTCGTGCTTGTGATTTCCTATCTTTCGCTCATCATGGGGGAACTGGTTCCAAAGTCCCTCGCACTTAAATATTCGGAATACATTGCGCTTCGCGTGGCTCTTCCGATCGTTTGGATGTCAAAAATTACTTCGAGGTTTATCAAAATCCTGACCATTTCAAGCCGACTGTTGCTTCGTTTATTTAAAGGACCAACTTCGCATGAGAAAACCTTTGTCTCGGAAGAGGAAATAAAAATCCTGATCCGTGAAGGGCGCGAAAAGGGAATTTTTGACCAGACCGAGCAAGATTTAATACACAGCGTGTTTGAATTTACGGATATTTCGGTCAAGGAAGTGATGATTCCTCGCCCGAAAATTCATGCTCTACAGATCGATACGGCAGCGGATGACCTATTGAAGATTGTGTCCACCCATAAATTTTCTCGTTACCCGGTCTATCGCAGAGGGGTTAATGAAATCGTGGGAATTCTGTACTACAAGGATCTCATGAGTCAATTAGTCAGCAAAGAACCGGTTGTCTTAAAGGATCTTATTCGACCCGTTTATTTCGTTCCGGAAACGATGAAAGTGAGCCATCTATTAAAAGAGCTTCAGCGCCGACGAATTCAGATGGCCATTGTTGTTAATGAATACGGTAGTGTTGAAGGCCTGGTTACGTTGGAAGATCTTGTCGAAGAAATTGTTGGTGAAATCCAGGATGAGGTAGACCGGAGCGAACGCCCCGTCGAACGGTTAAAGGATGGGTCCATGGTGGTGGATGCCTCGATGTCAATCCGTGATCTTCATGATGATTACGGTCTATCTCTGCCTGAATCTTCAGAGTACGAAACATTGGGCGGGTTTTTTCTTTCACAGA contains:
- a CDS encoding hemolysin family protein; the encoded protein is MTHTWVEIVSIFLLILLNGFFACSEIAIIAVRRSRIKQLLEQGNRRAVFVHQLQEDTERFLATIQIGITLVSSLAAAVGGVIAVETLKPAIQLIPNETVQKASEALAVGSVVLVISYLSLIMGELVPKSLALKYSEYIALRVALPIVWMSKITSRFIKILTISSRLLLRLFKGPTSHEKTFVSEEEIKILIREGREKGIFDQTEQDLIHSVFEFTDISVKEVMIPRPKIHALQIDTAADDLLKIVSTHKFSRYPVYRRGVNEIVGILYYKDLMSQLVSKEPVVLKDLIRPVYFVPETMKVSHLLKELQRRRIQMAIVVNEYGSVEGLVTLEDLVEEIVGEIQDEVDRSERPVERLKDGSMVVDASMSIRDLHDDYGLSLPESSEYETLGGFFLSQIQSIPRGGEIIQHGKYKFTVVDMADRRIAKIKIEKIPEKVSS